One part of the Aspergillus luchuensis IFO 4308 DNA, chromosome 5, nearly complete sequence genome encodes these proteins:
- a CDS encoding WD domain protein (COG:S;~EggNog:ENOG410PFUE;~InterPro:IPR015943,IPR001680,IPR036322;~go_function: GO:0005515 - protein binding [Evidence IEA]) gives MGNDEISEFEKQRLANIAERDALLKKLTMEAQSSGLFPPKMPKPAAKDQSRTKKKTPVKKIKEETPQPRRMSSRLRGIAAESEVAKRKAEEEYEARQEAERAKRVRKSDNFSFSDIMVNGQKLPADGLIGVDVVTKGVAIPYQRTFGDDEIQKTTDKDLKALRKEMNGLTLWDAWEPNRIKLTPERVYAMTFHPTESKPLIFAGDKMGHLGILDASQEKPTSIKPEEDDDSDSEDSDPDPVLTTVKPHTRTISSMHIHPSTPTTLYTASYDSSIRAMDLEKSTSVEKYAPESTSSDEPISGIDMALDDPNVLYWTTLDGAFGRHDIRTDPTATGTVTTWQLSEKKIGGFSLYPTAPYYFATASLDRSMRLWDLRMLQKPKRSKRGGGAEDEGEGPTPVGEHYSRLSVSHAAFNSAGQIATSSYDDTLKIYDLKKKGISSWDVGHAVGEDELGPDTVVRHNCQTGRWVTILRPQWQQNPQSHIQRFCIGNMNRFVDIYSGEGDQLAQLGGEGITAVPAVAVFHRSRNWVAGGTASGKICLWM, from the exons ATGGGCAACGACGAAATCTCCGAATTCGAAAAGCAGCGCCTAGCCAACATCGCCGAACGCGATGCGCTACTTAAAAAGCTGACCATGGAGGCGCAGTCCTCGGGGCTATTCCCGCCGAAGATGCCCAAACCAGCAGCGAAGGACCAGTCGcggacaaagaagaagaccccGGTCAAGAAAATCAAGGAGGAGACGCCGCAGCCGCGGCGCATGTCATCCCGACTGAGGGGCATCGCGGCGGAGAGCGAAGTCGCGAAGcgcaaagcagaagaagagtacGAGGCGCGACAGGAAGCGGAGCGTGCGAAACGAGTCCGCAAGTCGGATAACTTCTCGTTCAGTGACATCATGGTGAATGGACAGAAGTTGCCTGCGGATGGATTGATcggagtggatgtggtgaCCAAGGGTGTGGCGATACCGTATCAGCGGACgtttggcgatgatgaaatcCAGAAGACGACGGATAAGGATTTGAAGGCgttgaggaaggaaatgaatGGATTGACGCTCTGGGATGCGTGGGAACCTAATC GCATCAAATTGACCCCCGAACGAGTCTACGCCATGACCTTCCACCCGACAGAATCCAAACCCCTCATCTTCGCCGGTGACAAAATGGGCCACCTCGGCATCCTGGACGCCTCCCAAGAGAAACCCACCTCGATCAaacccgaagaagacgacgactccgactccgaagACTCAGACCCAGACCCCGTCCTCACGACCGTAAAACCGCACACCCGAACCATCAGCAGCATGcacatccaccccagcaCCCCCACAACCCTGTACACAGCCAGCTACGACAGCTCGATCCGCGCCATGGACCTCGAGAAATCCACCAGCGTGGAGAAATACGCGCCGGAATCGACCTCCTCGGACGAACCCATCTCCGGCATCGACATGGCCCTCGACGACCCCAACGTCCTCTACTGGACCACCCTAGATGGGGCCTTCGGGCGACACGACATCCGCACGGACCCCACAGCAACAGGAACCGTAACCACATGGCAACTATCGGAGAAGAAAATCGGCGGGTTCTCACTGTACCCGACGGCACCATACTACTTCGCGACAGCGAGTCTGGACCGCTCGATGCGACTCTGGGATTTGCGCATGCTGCAGAAGCCCAAGAGGAGCAAGAGAGGGGGTGgtgctgaagatgaaggtgaAGGTCCCACGCCCGTAGGAGAACACTACAGTCGACTGTCCGTCTCGCATGCCGCATTCAACAGTGCAGGGCAGATCGCCACGTCGTCTTATGACGATACGCTCAAGATATACgatttgaagaagaaggggattTCGAGCTGGGATGTGGGTCATGcggttggggaggatgagttggGGCCGGATACGGTCGTGAGACATAATTGTCAGACGGGGAGATGGGTCACGAt TCTCCGCCCCCAATGGCAGCAGAACCCGCAATCGCATATCCAGCGCTTCTGCATCGGAAATATGAATCGGTTCGTGGATATCTACAGCGGGGAGGGAGATCAGTTGGCGCAGTTGGGCGGGGAGGGCATTACGGCTGTGCCGGCGGTGGCTGTTTTTCATCGTAGTAGGAATTGGGTCGCGGGGGGTACAGCGAGTGGGAAGATATGTTTGTGGATGTAG
- a CDS encoding uncharacterized protein (TransMembrane:2 (o73-93i105-125o)), whose translation MKWIVSRSYNRDALPISIWFLTVDHPSVFPSSLPTPCKSGTSAPDRPAAINSISLLIPPSRIRGSPFVGLDHYFYWILLILNLIFWGAMRRTIDSLDLTWDANDGIGLLLHSVIVIPFIIIQPGWMDDGAVNK comes from the exons ATGAAGTGGATTGTTAGTCGATCTTATAATCGTGATGCTCTCCCCATTTCAATCTGGTTCTTGACAGTCGATCATCCAtctgtctttccttcttctcttcccaccccctgcAAGTCTGGAACCAGTGCGCCCGACCGACCGGCAGCTATCAATTCAATCTCCCTGCTGATCCCTCCGTCGCGGATCCGGGGATCTCCTTTTGTTGGTCTCgatcattatttttattggATTTTACTCATTTTGAATTTGATTTTTTGGGGTGCAATGCGCCGGACTATTGACAGTCTTGACTTGACATGGGATGCCAATGATGGGATCGGA CTGTTGCTGCATTCAGTCATTGTCATTCCTTTCATCATTATTCAgccaggatggatggatgatggtgcaGTGAACAAGTAA
- a CDS encoding uncharacterized protein (COG:S;~EggNog:ENOG410PP36;~InterPro:IPR043837,IPR040009;~PFAM:PF19189;~go_component: GO:0005739 - mitochondrion [Evidence IEA]), translated as MSARISRSWLALATRNSSVPFLYQTRTLTAAYLSPPFRQQYSTSSDANEQDHEAAATTTAEPTQDDKPARPVRRSFLRKKAAAVTQQQQQQTPTKPAPQKPVTMTSTEKQIFGNLLEQLGTERRQQSQTELTSSTPSASSSTESKPTLRDEEMDEMAQISAIFDSVLQDMKEKRQRSAARTERQESEIAVREQNTAIEEKLQTGEYTDDELAEMISSKQITMDRAIEAVIMRESVSIEAALWDAIDNRRGDTAIWEVCKERIFNILRHLDDEKKGLLGVKDESTSESFLAIPPVVPTEPVVTELYPKMLLVAFKLLNLHYPESHLISQFRATIKSMGRASAVLGGSTALYNEFIYFYWRGCHDLPGVVSLLRDMEVTGVEPNRRTCGLLHSIKNQRDHDLRNHWRKAKVEGKQGKANREPWWDLAPNRKAVRELFGDDGWVKKLEGRVKEIERARDY; from the coding sequence ATGAGTGCCCGAATCTCCCGATCCTGGTTGGCGCTCGCGACTCGCAACTCGTCCGTCCCATTCCTGTACCAGACTCGCACCCTCACTGCCGCATACCTGTCTCCTCCATTCCGTCAGCAATACTCGACCTCCAGCGACGCCAACGAGCAGGACcatgaagcagcagcaacaacaacagcagaacCAACACAAGATGACAAGCCCGCCCGTCCAGTCCGGAGGAGCTTCCTACGGAAAAAGGCCGCGGCCGTCactcaacaacagcagcaacaaacaCCCACTAAACCAGCTCCGCAAAAGCCCGTCACCATGACCAGCACCGAGAAGCAAATCTTCGGCAATCTGCTCGAACAACTCGGCACCGAGCGCCGCCAGCAATCCCAGACCGAgctcacctcatccacaccgtccgcatcatcatcaacggaATCGAAACCCACCCTCCGCGACGAAGAAATGGACGAGATGGCGCAGATCTCCGCGATCTTCGACTCCGTCCTGCAAGACATGAAAGAGAAGCGCCAGCGCAGCGCAGCGCGCACCGAGCGACAGGAGAGCGAAATCGCCGTGCGAGAACAGAACACCGCCATTGAAGAGAAGCTCCAAACAGGCGAATACACCGACGACGAGCTAGCGGAGATGATTTCCTCGAAACAGATCACCATGGATAGGGCCATCGAGGCTGTGATCATGCGCGAGTCCGTCAGCATTGAAGCCGCGCTCTGGGACGCTATCGATAACCGTCGCGGAGATACCGCTATCTGGGAGGTATGCAAGGAGCGGATCTTTAATATCCTGCGACATTTGgacgatgagaagaagggtcTTTTGGGCGTGAAGGACGAATCTACCTCGGAGAGTTTCCTCGCCATTCCCCCCGTCGTTCCCACTGAACCGGTCGTCACCGAACTCTATCCCAAGATGCTCCTCGTCGCGTTCAAGCTTCTCAATCTGCATTATCCTGAATCTCACCTGATCAGTCAGTTCCGTGCCACGATTAAGTCTATGGGTAGGGCGTCGGCTGTTCTGGGTGGGTCCACGGCTCTTTATAATGAGTTTATCTATTTCTATTGGCGTGGATGTCATGATTTGCCGGGTGTGGTGTCGCTGCTGCGCGATATGGAGGTTACGGGTGTGGAACCGAATCGCCGCACGTGCGGTCTCTTGCATTCGATTAAGAATCAGAGGGATCATGATCTGAGGAACCATTGGCGGAAGGCCAAGGTGGAGGGCAAGCAGGGGAAGGCGAATCGTGAGCCGTGGTGGGATTTGGCGCCGAATCGGAAGGCAGTCCGGGAGTtgtttggggatgatgggtgggtgaagaagttggaggggagggtgaaggagattgagagGGCGAGGGATTATTAA
- the atgI gene encoding autophagy protein ATG9 (BUSCO:EOG092615CC;~COG:U;~EggNog:ENOG410PH3Z;~InterPro:IPR007241;~PFAM:PF04109;~TransMembrane:6 (i236-256o289-307i456-480o539-559i579-597o645-666i);~go_process: GO:0006914 - autophagy [Evidence IEA]) has translation MMTSNILSRFLPPNGSPSVYETIRQHDNHSDGSDVEERAGMAFDDEHGDRFSDRELEDALADAGRDDSPGPSDPFLPRSPPRKRDEGGFLKAGSRRRKFSRPGRIHAASPRHKFDDSDDDVPPSLLVEGDQDDDDVLKSKLPPPPRSNNPPNLDHQPRSSPRDDRVHWETARERLPLHDNNRRAHHASLWSAGYPNLALVDPKEKALWMWANVENLDNFLKEVYTYFLGNGIWSILLNRVLSLLTFAFVVGFSIFLTNCIDYHKVRGSRTLDDILIQKCTKQMSMSATFLLWLLSFFWIGKAFQYLLDIRRLKHMHDFYHYLLGISDAEIQSISWQEVVSRLMTLRDSNPATAGAVSAKNRKFMGSQSKQRMDAHDIANRLMRKENYLIALINKDILDLTLPIPFLRNRQLFSRTLEWNINLCIMDYVFNEQGQVRTLFLKDTHRRALSEGLRRRFMFAGIMNIFVAPFIVVYFMMHYFFRYFNEYKKNPSQIGSRQYTPLAEWKFREFNELWHLFERRVNMSYPFASRYVDQFPKDKMVQFAGFVAFVSGALASVLALASVVDPELFLGFEITHDRTVLFYLGVFGSIWAVAQGLVPEETNVFDPEYALLEVINFTHYFPSHWKGRLHSDDVRKDFAVLYQMKIVIFLEEILSMIFTPFILWFSLPKCSDRLIDFFREFTVHVDGMGYLCSFAVFDFKKGTNVISQGDTGRRDAARQDLRADYFSTKDGKMLASYYGFLDNYGANPRGAHPSTKRQFHPPPTFPTLGSPSAIEMGNFGDRPAAAGLMGQQSTYGAPRFGPAGMGDHLSPAPSMLLDPHHQPSASGFRSTHRANPYPRYRASRPPPTISDPIEDEDPPAAGKGRGAVKSSPGVGSSGGGILTSDSNLGESWRMNLVGDEVEEEDEGGENVDALAGGAGVLGLIQQFQKVNQDNRGRTTVGI, from the exons ATGATGACCTCCAATATCTTATCGCgtttcctccctcccaacgGTTCCCCGTCAGTGTACGAGACAATCCGACAACATGACAATCATTCGGACGGTTCGGACGTGGAGGAACGTGCAGGAATGGCGTTTGACGATGAACATGGGGACCGATTCAGCGACCGTGAGCTGGAAGATGCTCTAGCAGATGCTGGGAGGGATGACTCCCCCGGTCCCAGCGATCCATTTCTCCCCCGAAGCCCGCCAAGGAAAAGGGACGAGGGGGGCTTTCTCAAGGCCGGTTCTCGTCGCCGCAAGTTTAGCCGCCCTGGTCGGATACACGCAGCTTCACCGCGCCACAAGTTcgatgatagtgatgatgatgttcctccctccctcctcgtggaaggagaccaagatgacgatgatgttctGAAATCGAAgctcccacctcctccccgtTCGAATAACCCCCCGAATCTTGATCATCAGCCCAGATCATCGCCTCGAGACGACCGAGTCCACTGGGAAACCGCCCGCGAACGATTACCGCTACATGACAACAATAGGAGGGCCCATCATGCAAGTCTGTGGTCAGCGGGATATCCAAACTTAGCACTGGTAGATCCTAAAGAGAAGGCACTGTGGATGTGGGCAAACGTGGAGAACCTGGACAACTTCTTGAAGGAAGTCTACACATACTTTCTTGGAAACGGTATTTGGTCGATTCTGTTGAACAGGGTTTTAAGTCTCTT GACCTTTGCATTCGTCGTAGGGTTCAGCATATTCCTCACTAACTGCATTGACTACCACAAGGTACGCGGGAGTCGCACTCTGGACGACATTCTGATCCAGAAGTGTACAAAGCAAATGTCCATGTCCGCTACCTTCTTATTATGGCTGCTTTCGTTCTTTTGGATTGGCAAGGCCTTTCAGTACTTGCTAGATATCCGAAGACTGAAGCACATGCATGACTTCTATCACTACTTGCTTGGAATATCAGATGCTGAAATTCAATCAATATCCTGGCAAGAGGTCGTCAGCCGATTGATGACTCTGAGGGACTCCAACCCTGCGACTGCGGGTGCGGTCTCTGCGAAGAACCGCAAGTTCATGGGGAGTCAATCAAAGCAGCGCATGGATGCTCACGATATCGCAAACCGACTGATGCGCAAAGAAAACTATCTGATTGCCTtgataaataaagatatactAGATCTGACTCTTCCGATACCGTTCCTGCGGAACAGGCAACTGTTTTCGCGGACACTTGAATGGAACATCAACCTCTGCATCATGGATTATGTTTTCAACGAGCAGGGTCAAGTGCGGACGTTGTTCTTGAAAGACACTCATCGACGGGCCTTGAGTGAAGGCCTGCGACGGCGTTTCATGTTCGCAGGCATCATGAATATCTTCGTAGCCCCCTTCATTGTCGTCTATTTCATGATGCACTATTTCTTCCGCTATTTCAACGAATACAAGAAGAATCCATCGCAGATCGGATCACGACAATACACGCCACTGGCCGAATGGAAGTTCCGTGAGTTCAACGAGCTGTGGCACTTGTTTGAACGACGTGTCAATATGTCTTACCCTTTCGCGAGCCGCTATGTGGATCAGTTCCCCAAAGACAAGATGGTGCAATTTGCGGGTTTCGTGGCGTTCGTCTCTGGGGCACTGGCCTCGGTATTGGCATTGGCTTCCGTTGTGGACCCGGAGCTATTTCTGGGGTTCGAGATCACTCACGACCGGACCGTGCTTTTCTACTTGGGTGTCTTTGGTTCTATCTGGGCTGTCGCGCAGGGCTTGGTTCCGGAAGAGACCAATGTGTTTGATCCGGAGTACGCGCTCCTTGAAGTCATCAACTTCACTCACTACTTCCCAAGCCACTGGAAGGGCCGTCTGCATAGTGACGATGTCCGGAAGGACTTTGCCGTGCTGTATCAGATGAagatcgtcatcttcctggaGGAGATCCTAAGTATGATCTTCACACCGTTCATCCTCTGGTTCAGTCTGCCCAAGTGCAGTGACCGTCTCATTGACTTCTTCCGAGAATTCACCGTCCACGtcgatgggatgggataCCTGTGCTCCTTTGCGGTCTTCGACTTCAAGAAGGGCACCAACGTGATCTCGCAAGGGGACACGGGTCGGCGGGATGCTGCCCGGCAGGACCTTCGGGCGGACTACTTCTCGACCAAGGATGGCAAAATGCTTGCATCTTATTACGGGTTCTTGGACAACTACGGTGCTAATCCGCGTGGAGCTCATCCGTCAACGAAGCGACAAttccaccctccacccaccTTCCCGACCCTTGGATCCCCCTCTGCCATTGAGATGGGCAATTTTGGAGATCGGCCGGCAGCAGCTGGGCTGATGGGTCAACAGTCTACATATGGCGCTCCTCGGTTTGGACCCGCTGGCATGGGCGACCATCTCTCCCCGGCACCATCGATGCTGCTCGACCCGCACCATCAGCCATCAGCATCAGGGTTCCGGTCAACGCACCGCGCTAATCCGTATCCGCGCTATAGGGCCTCACGACCAcctcccaccatctccgaccccattgaagatgaagatcctcCGGCGGCGGGCAAAGGTCGTGGTGCAGTTAAATCGTCGCCCGGGGTCGGGTCGAGCGGGGGTGGCATACTCACCAGTGATAGTAACCTGGGGGAGTCATGGCGGATGAACCTGGTAGGCGATGAggtcgaggaagaagacgaaggcgGCGAGAATGTCGACGCCCTGGCTGGCGGGGCGGGTGTTCTGGGGCTCATCCAGCAGTTTCAGAAAGTCAACCAGGACAATCGGGGACGGACGACAGTTggtatataa
- a CDS encoding GTPase-activating protein BUD2 (COG:T;~EggNog:ENOG410PJIU;~InterPro:IPR001936,IPR035892,IPR023152,IPR000008, IPR008936,IPR039360;~PFAM:PF00168;~go_process: GO:0007165 - signal transduction [Evidence IEA];~go_process: GO:0043087 - regulation of GTPase activity [Evidence IEA]): protein MEPEGSSGFKRNSVHQGIYSRPVERRPSKKSSSKDRHGMVYPDSFRDTGIRTVTPDSEAGNHSPSSEAEYLASSAAASPRPATRTRASDRESRRDYHSYHSAGDEEDTHVEMKSQRARSRTTTLDDQRSEISPNTFFRARNRLGSINTAVPQPKTPDESSSIGFPSIQSPTYFSHSLGRQRSSKPPGGSSLVTSVSANQTPSALSTTDASKILQLMKTTCGRMHGILSFRTASTTAWSSGYCAINVATGSLIYQAKGEPALAKTLIPDLRGCQVRSLVDPELRTNYLSVSTFTSGLGVELRPHVSETFDSWLAALLCWQPIRPKGVQNKMTKPQSVAIGDRRLVERRRNSESTVQKEAAIIKVGKMLLWDRPSASGVRPSSGRRVSTYRQQRALSSSWLRVSCTLQENGAFKLYTESDITLVTCIQLSQLSRCSVQQLHSSVLEDEFCIAIYPQYAVHSASGITRPVYLALESRVLFEVWFVLLRAFTIPELYGPETCAEDDPKSPSDAAASSMADMFRIERMLNVRVTEAKLLRNKAAEKAPRSRKQSRSHSNSTPTSAVSDYYTEVLLDGEIRAKTAVKYRTANPFWREDFNFSDLPPVLSQVSILVKTISPTQKDWTLIAHGSYGQDHSNPARLLDDVELSSQDATFGRVDLKLDDLQPGVETEKWWPILDDKDQPVGEMLMRARMEETVVLMSHEYTPMSEILHSFTNGLTINMSQVMSSELNQLSEALLNIYQVSGTTVEWISALVEDEIDGLHKESTANRLRYTTRIHSNDSRESGQEREVLVRDMGRTATVEANLLFRGNSLLTKALDYHMRRLGKEYLEETIGERLRDIDETDPECEVDPSRVHRSDDLERNWRNLVSLSTGVWKSIASSASRCPAELRLIFRHIRACAEDRYGDFLRSVTYSSVSGFLFLRFFCPAILNPKLFGLLKDHPRPRAQRTLTLIAKALQGLANMTTFGSKEPWMEPMNKFLVSNRADFKQFVDSICAIPADRPAPIVTPSYATPIQILGRLPPTSREGFPSLPFLIDHARSFANLISIWLEIAPERLAEMEEIDPAVSKFHEMAVRLHQRTKECLSRAEQAERPNGGLEVKWEELVDAMERSVTFYEDSSKPTSPATEAAIAGSTSLTGSHRNSIGYFASRPSLPRRSTDYAPEAEDDTPPSSSSATWDQSRVPFSIPRWADPRDSTGSSKNSSTYSLEYPEPSKSRRSSITRETTSKYRFFDFVPPSRRKAKDREQAQHSREEQRNEL from the exons atggagCCGGAAGGGTCAAGTGGATTCAAACGGAACTCTGTCCATCAGGGAATATACAGTCGTCCTGTGGAACGGCGGCCCAGCAAGAAGTCTTCCTCCAAGGACCGGCACGGGATGGTGTATCCCGATAGCTTTAGGGACACGGGAATTCGAACAGTCACCCCAGACTCTGAGGCTGGCAACCACTCACCTTCCTCGGAGGCGGAGTATCTCGCATCAAGTGCAGCAGCTTCCCCTCGCCCCGCCACCCGGACAAGAGCCTCCGATCGAGAATCCCGTCGCGACTATCACTCTTACCACTCGGcaggcgacgaagaagatacACATGTGGAGATGAAAAGTCAGCGTGCACGGTCACGGACCACCACCCTAGATGATCAGCGCAGCGAGATCTCCCCTAACACATTTTTCAGAGCCCGGAATCGCCTGGGATCTATCAACACCGCAGTGCCACAACCCAAAACCCCGGACGAGTCGTCATCTATTGGCTTTCCGTCCATTCAGTCCCCCACTTATTTCAGTCACTCCCTTGGCCGCCAACGGTCAAGCAAGCCCCCAGGGGGTTCGAGCTTGGTGACGAGCGTATCGGCCAATCAAACCCCCTCGGCGCTGTCGACTACCGATGCGTCCAAAATCCTGCAGCTTATGAAAACGACTTGTGGAAGGATGCACGGCATTCTTTCGTTTCGGACTGCATCAACAACGGCTTGGTCCTCGGGCTACTGCGCCATCAACGTCGCCACGGGCAGTCTAATATATCAAGCCAAGGGGGAGCCCGCACTGGCCAAGACCTTGATTCCTGATCTGCGTGGCTGTCAGGTTCGCTCGCTGGTCGATCCGGAACTACGGACGAACTACCTCAGCGTCTCCACGTTCACTTCAGGACTCGGTGTCGAGCTAAGACCCCATGTGAGCGAAACATTCGATTCCTGGCTTGCTGCTTTGTTGTGCTGGCAGCCAATCCGCCCCAAGGGCGTCCAAAACAAGATGACAAAGCCCCAGTCGGTGGCAATTGGTGACCGCCGTTTGGTCGAGCGCCGGCGAAACTCCGAAAGTACAGTACAAAAAGAGGCAGCTATCATCAAAGTTGGCAAGATGCTATTATGGGACAGGCCCAGTGCGTCGGGTGTTCGACCTTCCTCTGGCCGCCGAGTGTCAACATATCGCCAACAGAGAGCTCTTTCCTCCTCGTGGCTGAGAGTCAGCTGTACGTTGCAAGAGAATGGTGCCTTCAAGCTGTATACCGAGTCCGACATTACCCTTGTAACATGCATCCAACTTTCGCAACTCTCCCGCTGTTCCGTGCAGCAATTGCACTCTTCGGTCTTGGAAGATGAATTTTGCATCGCCATCTATCCTCAATACGCCGTGCACTCTGCATCCGGCATCACTCGACCAGTATATCTGGCCCTGGAAAGTCGAGTCCTATTCGAGGTATGGTTCGTGCTCCTGCGCGCCTTTACGATACCTGAGCTCTATGGGCCCGAAACTTGTGCCGAAGATGACCCGAAGAGTCCGTCCGACGCCGCTGCGTCATCCATGGCAGATATGTTCCGAATCGAGCGCATGCTCAATGTGAGAGTCACGGAAGCTAAGCTGCTCCGAAACAAGGCTGCGGAGAAGGCCCCTCGAAGCCGGAAGCAGTCACGGTCACATAGCAATTCAACCCCAACATCTGCCGTGAGCGATTACTACACAGAAGTACTTCTTGATGGGGAAATCCGTGCCAAAACTGCTGTCAAGTATCGCACAGCCAACCCGTTTTGGCGAGAGGATTTTAATTTCAGTGACCTTCCACCTGTCCTGTCGCAAGTATCGATTCTAGTAAAGACGATCAGCCCGACACAGAAGGATTGGACGCTTATCGCACACGGCTCCTATGGCCAGGACCATAGTAATCCGGCACGTTTGTTAGACGATGTTGAGCTCTCCTCCCAGGATGCTACGTTCGGCAGAGTCGATTTGAAATTGGACGATCTACAGCCTGGAGTGGAAACGGAAAAGTGGTGGCCGATCTTAGATGATAAAGATCAGCCGGTGGGTGAAATGCTCATGCGAGCGcggatggaggagacggtcgTTCTGATGTCGCACGAGTACACGCCGATGTCGGAAATCCTACATTCGTTCACCAATGGGCTCACTATCAACATGTCTCAAGTCATGTCCTCGGAGCTGAATCAGTTGTCCGAAGCTCTTCTAAATATTTACCAGGTGTCCGGCACGACTGTCGAGTGGATCTCAGCCTtggttgaggatgagattgacGGGCTGCACAAAGAATCGACAGCGAATAGACTGAGGTATACCACGAGGATTCACTCCAACGATTCCCGGGAGTCGggccaagaaagagaagtCCTTGTGAGAGACATGGGCCGTACTGCTACCGTCGAGGCAAACCTGCTTTTTCGAGGAAATTCGCTTCTCACCAAGGCGCTTGACTACCACATGCGTCGCTTAGGCAAGGAATACTTGGAAGAAACCATTGGCGAGCGACTTCGCGATATCGATGAGACCGACCCGGAGTGCGAGGTAGACCCTTCCCGAGTACATCGATCGGATGATCTCGAACGCAACTGGAGGAACCTCGTCTCCCTGAGTACAGGGGTCTGGAAGTCGATTGCAAGCTCTGCATCTAGATGCCCGGCCGAGTTGAGGCTCATCTTTCGGCACATCCGAGCTTGTGCCGAGGACCGCTATGGCGATTTCCTTCGGTCAGTCACATACAGTAGTGTGTCGGGCTTCCTATTTCTGCGGTTCTTTTGTCCAGCAATCCTGAATCCCAAACTCTTTGGATTGCTCAAAG ATCATCCCCGCCCCCGCGCCCAACGCACATTGACGCTGATCGCCAAGGCCCTGCAGGGCCTGGCCAACATGACTACCTTCGGCAGCAAGGAGCCTTGGATGGAACCCATGAACAAGTTTCTGGTCAGCAACCGCGCCGATTTCAAGCAATTCGTCGATTCGATCTGTGCTATCCCTGCCGACCGTCCCGCACCTATCGTCACACCCTCCTATGCCACCCCCATACAGATTTTGGGTCGTCTGCCCCCGACATCCCGCGAAGGATTCCCTAGTCTACCCTTCCTCATTGATCACGCGCGAAGCTTCGCCAATCTCATCAGTATATGGCTCGAAATCGCACCGGAGCGCCTGGCGGAAATGGAGGAGATTGACCCAGCCGTCAGCAAATTCCATGAAATGGCCGTTCGTCTGCACCAACGCACCAAGGAATGTTTGAGCAGAGCCGAGCAGGCAGAGCGTCCAAACGGAGGCCTTGAGGTCAAGTGGGAGGAACTGGTCGATGCCATGGAACGATCGGTGACCTTTTACGAAGACAGCTCCAAGCCTACGAGCCCAGCCACAGAGGCAGCTATCGCAGGGTCGACGTCCCTTACGGGCAGCCATCGCAATTCGATCGGCTATTTCGCGTCACGGCCCTCTCTACCGCGTCGATCTACCGATTACGCTCCTGAAGCCGAGGATGACACGCCTCCCAGTTCCTCTTCTGCCACCTGGGACCAAAGTAGAGTCCCCTTCTCGATACCACGATGGGCAGATCCCAGGGACAGCACCGGCAGTTCGAAGAACTCTTCCACGTATTCGCTTGAATACCCCGAACCCTCGAAATCGCGCAGATCTAGCATCACCAGGGAGACAACAAGCAAGTACCGGTTCTTCGATTTCGTGCCCCCGTCTCGCCGCAAAGCGAAGGATCGGGAACAGGCTCAGCATTCGCGTGAGGAACAGCGCAACGAGTTATGA